CTTCAGTCAATTGgctacaattaaaacaatggGTGTTTTCTGCCAGTAtaacatcatttttttctcaattaactATATCATATTTTACATGCACACTTAATAAAGGAATACCATGAACATACACTTTGAGTAACATCTATTCTGGTGCATTCATAACCCAGAAtcattcaatataacacacacaaacatacattacTGTATAATTTCAGACCTACGACCAGTTCAAATCGGTTAGACATGCAGAATTCAAATCCTGACATTTGTTAAGACATTATTAGTTGGTATTCAATTTTGCTAGCTAATTATAAAGCTCTGATTGTACAACATTTTGAAGGCTTTTTTGGTTTTCTACAGTGCTCTCCAACTACTCAGTTCATTATGTAGTATTCAGTTGTGATAATggtatgtttataatatatattttttttacttcacattAGTGGTCACGTTAACTCAAGGTAATACATTGTACAACAAATGCAAGCTAAATATAACCAGGCTATTCTTAATCCTCATTCAAGGCCAGTTTTAGTTCATTAGTAAGAACACGATTTTTCTCAAGTTGCTGGTAGAGTCGATCTGCACAGTCGGTAAGCAGGTTAAAAGAAGAGAGAAAAAGAATCAGGAAGTGTTAAGCAAAAGACACAATAGCATGCAACTGGAGAAACTGTTAAGACTCACTGCAAACCAATAACAGTTGAAAAGCCATACTGCACCTTTTTGCAAAGGAATAGCAGTCCAGAGAAGAATGGGTGGTCTGGTAacttcagcttttttattttagataacCAAGGTCAAACTAGATTCAGAATGCAGACCCCATTATCTTTCTAGCACTCACATAGCATATTCTAAGCAATATTAGGTCTCAACCATTACAGTATGGAAATAGAACTTCACTTCAACAAACTAAATGAATAAATTACACCTAGCAGAGATAACCTGTTGGAGCTGATTGCTTTAATCTGAACTGACGTGCACTATGTATCAatgcatttacagtatgtataaaCGGCAAACCTCAAGTTAAATATGGCAACttgcagcaaaataaaaacttttataaaatacaattgttcaAACAATGTAAGGATGTTTCCAGTACTGGGTGGAAGAGCATGGATGACAGCTTTACAAACCTGCATTAAACTAGAGATAAACTCAGGATAAAAGAAGCAATACCAGTCCAAACCAATCCCAGTTGCTGTTTGGCAACACATCATTTGTGGATAATTGAATCAAGATAAAGGGCAGTTTTTCTGTAAGGTCTTGTGTACACAAGAAACAGTTTCCCTTTGAGTTTTAAGCACCACAATCAAGTTGAATTTTACACAGAAATATATTCCCTTGGTGTTGGGCTACTGCATTCTCCCACAGCCTTGTAGGATCTAAatttgttgacagtccagtttgtttgcattactCAGAGAAAACTGAAGGGACAACAAGTCCTTGCCCCTTGAAATCTGTTTGCTAGCTTGCCACTCTGAAAAAGCACATACTATTGGAAGTAGTAGATGGTTTGTTTAAACTAATAATATTTCACAAGAAACATCGACAGATCTTGTTTATTCAACATGGCCTTACAAGGTCTGAAAGCCAAACAGACTAGATATTGCGCACCAAAGCTCTATAATTTCCTGCTTGTTACTGTCGAGCAGTCCAAAGAAAGGCAAATTTCACTACCTGTTTCACTTTGCAAATTTTGAATGCAAATCTACTGAGGATATGTGACTATGGGTACCTGGGGTTTGTGTGTAAAATACAAAAttcacacataaataaataaataaataaagactctGTCTACACATCATAACCACCATTGCTGAATCCTATCCATAACCCACAAGACAGAATGAGTTAGCCAAAAGAATAATCCCTGAAGATTCTGAAAGCATAGGTTCTTAGTTTATTAGAGCATCTTAACAATAATGtagcagagagagacagagcaagatagagagagaaaacaaCAGATACAGAGTTCATAGATAGAAGGAAGTTTATTTTACATAGAGCAAAATGATTTCACAGGGTCTGTACAAGAGAAGGGATACGTGACAATGACTGCTAAATTGTGAATAAGGGTGCTAACATGGGTAAAAGCACAGAAAGGATGGAGAAAGGGGTTAAGAACTTGAGAAACGCTGGAGAGAGCAGAATGAGGGCTATTCTGCCGGCTGGAGACGTCTTTGATGTTTTGCAGGGGAAACAATTTATCTGTACGAAAAATAAGGTGAACAAAAGcatgaagcaaaaaataaataaataaataaataaaaataacaaagcaaagcaACTGACCAATAGCATAGAACCAAAGCAGGGCATTGCTAAATTAAATAACAATCTATCATGGTAAGAAAGCGCAGTGATTCATTCCTATTGTGCTGGAAAATCTGAGGGAGTCACCAAATTCTTTAACTTTGTAATGATATTGCATTGCCAATCAGTTTCTATCCGATCACTTTTCTTTCTGCCTATTCCTGTATCGTTTAGGGATGCAGGGTTTTCAGTACAGCTCTGCATGCAAAGACTCATCTTTCTAATGATGCTGGCGGGATGTGTCTCTCTTCAAGTAGGACAGAACAAATGGACACTGGCTCGGGACAAATAGGGGCAGCCCTGCCTACATTTTTAGATttaggctgggggggggggggctgaactTATAACAACTTAAACTTGACCAAATCACCATTACTTGGGTGCTCCAATCAGCTGAAGTATTCACAGGAAAAGGCATAACAgcagaacacaaaaaaagaaaaccaagcaGTGGCTTAACGCATGCAACTCTGCAGGAGGCTTTACTTTGCTCTCCAGATCTGGGAAACCGAAGGCTTCGATCAACCAGCCCTTGTGGGTAACAGTTAGTGGAATAAACAAGTCAATTCTGTTAAAAGGTCAAAGAAAAGGGGAACATATTGCAGAGGGTAAAGAGATAGAAACAAGTTATGAACCCgtttaaaatgtctttcattCGTGCATTTAATGGGTTACCATCTGTAGGTGGGGTCTCTTTTTAGCATGCAGGGTTCTGAAGAGAGACAACccaatagctttaaaaaaagaggTTATTTTCTAAAGCAATCAAGGATGGGAATAAAAGTTTGAGTGAATACAGGTGCCACTACTGCGGACTAGGCAAACTTTAAAAAGATCACAAAGTTTTATTTCCCTCCTCGAAGTACCAGAGTGAACAGTTccacaatacaaacaaactggATTTTTTGGGCAAATAAAGCAATTAGCCATTTGATAATTATACAAAAGTTAGAAAATAATTCTAGCCCATTTGACTTTTGTTTACCATATAATGGAACCAATGCGTATGCCATACCCATTTGTGTATCAATCATTTCACTTGATAGTCCAAATACTGCCATAAGGCTTTATGGGCAGtagaagagaaaaaagaaatacaaaatatgtgaagtaattgtctatattttttttcaatatcttaTTCCAAAACTCATTATTACCatattggaggaaaaaaaaaaaaaaaaaaaaaaaaaaaaaaaaaaaaaatcttactgtaGCAGGGTATGGCATAACTGCAGTAATAGTCTCTATTGAAGTGATAGTATTTGGCAAAATAATACGGAGAGCAAAAATAATTACCCAAGTTATCATATTTGTTCTCCAGCATTATTGTTCCATATAGTCCACCAAACAGAGGTTATTCGATACTGTGAAATACTCTGCTGTACTTTCCTTCCATacgaaaaaaaaagtgcagcaaACGAAAGATATTTCCAGTTCTCCCAAATGCAAACCAAAAACAATGGTCCATTAGATGTTGTATAAACAGAAGTGAAAATAAGGATATAGATACGATGGTGAAGGCATGTGCAAGGTAGTACAGGAGGACATGAAGGTACAGAAGCAAGCAGGCACACAGCAGTAGGAGATTTACATTGAAGTCATGTCGTTGAGAGCGTGGTCCAGCTCCTCGCTGATTGCTTTGTACTTCAGTTTCTGAGCGTACAGCTCATCTACGGGGGGTGCAGCGCAAGGCAGAGGGTGAGAAGAGGAGGGAGATGGAGTGATCAGGTGATGGAGGATGAAGGCAGTGACAGACCACCCAACCCAGCAGGAAGTGTGACAAAGCACAACAGGAAAAGGTGACAGCCAACCAGAAAATAGCggagaaaaaggaaagaaaaaaaaagggcaaacaaTTAACAGGGAACCGAATGGAGCTTAGTACAGTATAAGGTTATCCTTGGAATGCTCCACACACCACCACTTTTTTTAACTGATCAGAAGCTTCTTAAATAGATCTAAACATGGATCTTTACATAGAACATTTTCTAGAcaagcctaaaaaaaaaacaggcaatagAATGGCAACAAGAATCAGCACATCGGCCAGAATTATCGACTTTTGAGTGACTTATCCAGCCAGCTAAGACCTCTCaacatagtacagtacagtaagccCTTAACTAGAACACACCTAAAGCTATGGAGGTTACTTCAGACTTGTGATGAACACTAAATAGAAAACGCATTCGAGAAGTGTACGACTGGCTGAAATAAGCCACAAACAGCAACTGGTTAGGCATCTCATGAAATGTTTTCTGTTAGCCACAATGTCCAAGGCACAAACCGAATCGTACACATACAATTAAATTGTCATTGCTGCCCTATCCATTACAGTTTGACATCAGTGGTTCAAGTCATAGTCCACAGAAGGTGCTCATCTCATTTGAATATGTGCCatttatatatttagatttaattGCTAAATGAACACCTCTGCAAACAAAAGGCATTAAATAATGACAATTTGGGATAGCTTGCTTATTTTGAAGTGGAAACAGGAAAGGAAAGGTAAATAGAAGTACTGGTCTGGTTTGAACAGGCAAGAACACTGGTTTTATAAAATGATGCATTTGatcatttaaaacagtttaaaaaagaaagcaatgtaaAAGTCGTACCTTCCAAGTCATCAATGCTCTTCTCAAGCTTGGCAACAGTCCTCTCAGCGAACTCAGCACGTGTCTCAGCCTGCAATGGTAGAGAGGCTTGAGTATTGGCCCCTTCACAatgacacaaagcaaaataaagagaACTACTAATGAAATGTGAATGCTGCGCTATCCATCACTCACCTCCTTCAGTTTGTCAGTGAGGACTTTGATCTCCTCCTCATACTTGTCTTCCTTCTGTGAGTACTGTGGGTAGATTGCATAAGACACTTTAGAATTAGGCACAAACCGGTGCTTCAAACAACTACTACAACTAGGGTGTTGATCGGATTAACTTTTTTTGGAACTagctaggtttttttttcccctcttattAGCTGTACTATTCGGAAACATCTGTGCAGATCGCATTCTGTAAAACCAGCTTAATAAATAACTGCTAAAACGATATGATTACCTTAACTTACTTATGAATGTGTGGTCAGTTTTAATTGTCTAAAGTGTGTCAGATCTTTAAAAGACACAACTTAACTATTTCCCATTGTGGTTTAGCAATTTTAATTAGCAGTTCAATAAACCACTAGTGGGGAAAACCTGCAGTATTGTAATATTATAGAATTATTTAAATCTGTCATCGTTTAGATTATCAAAACAGAGATGTAGCTTCTTGGTATCAGGCTGGTTGAATGGGTCACTGGCCTACCTTCTCGGCCTGTGCCTCCAGTGACTTCAGGTTGTTGGTCACAGTTTTCAATTCTTCTTCAAGCTCAGCACATTTGCTGTTATTTTAGAAACAGATTGAAGAGGGACGGATGGCGGCAAAAGTAGAGAATGATTGGAAAGACAGACACAGAATGcacaaaacagaaacaggaaaagtggaagagagaaaaaaaggagGGGAAAAAATTTTACtaaaaatacagggaacaagAGGACACCTGAAAGTAGTGGACTGCAGCAAGGTTCTGACAATCCTGTTCATTCAAATCAATCGGTTTGATTTTACAGATCCTAGTTCAGGCAAATTACCATTTagagaggaaaacaaacaattgaaattaAGGTGTGAGCAGGACAGGAAGCAGTGAAGATTCATCCAAAATGTGAAAGTGTTGATGCAGTTAGGATGGACAGCTTTCATTAGTAATTGTACCTTTTCCTCCCCAGCAATTTTTGACTTAAAGATATGTTCGAGTATTCTTAGCTCTTGGTCCACAATCTTGACTCGGCTGTTAGTGAATATATGCAATGCACAAGgccatacaaaagaaaaaaaatgagcatgcaacaattttttaaatatatatatatatatatatatatacatatacacacacacacacacacacacacacacacacacacacacacacacacacacacacacacatgcagttaaAACAAAGTGCAACTGTATGTCAAAcgacagtgtttaaaatgtaatctgagAAACATATTatttgtgtgtataaatatacCATAGAAATGCAAACAAACATTATGTGGGTGAATTGCAATATTAGACATGCTTGATATTATTTAGCCAAACATAAAAgctttgtgttgaaaaaaaaaagagctcttACCCTTCTGACAGCTCAGCACGCTCCTCGGTACGCTCCAGATCACTCTCAATGATCACCAGCTTACGTGCAACCTTTAGGTAAAGCACAGGCAAAGGACAGCTTTATAGCAAGGATTACTGTCACCACATTCTACTTGAACATGGGCTACTAGAAATGGAAACATGCCAATCACTCAGCAGAAAGAATTTAATCGATCCAAATGATACATATTAAAAGAGACAGCAATTTGCTAtttgctgcatttttaaatgtctaaaagtgtcgcttatttattgatttggtgGGGTCTGTGTACACCCCAAAATCTAATTTGGGAGACTAGATCTAAGCAGAGATCCAAAAGCTTTTGTCaagttttaaaatttaatttttgatttCCCCATATAAGAGAAGATCAGTCAGCCAGCCACATGATAAAAACTTGCCTCTTCATATTTGCGGTCAGCCTCCTCAGCAATGTGCTTGGCCTCTTTAAGCTGGATCTCCTGCAGCTCCATCTTCTCCTCATCCTTCAAGGCTCTGTTCTCAATAACCTTCATGCCTCTATAATAAAGAAAGCAGCAAAGTTAGGACGGCTAGGTTACAAACGGTTACACAACAAAATCACTTGATCACTAAATGCATAGCACAAGCTACCAAAACATTgctctcaacactgcagacctatATACAGGTATAAGATAGATAACTCAGTAAACTAAACTACACATTctagtatttattttcagtataaaAAATACCTTGAAACGATTTAATTATTGCTGCAAAGAGTCAAAAATTGAAGTGGCTTCTTTCTACAACAGCATCACAAGAAAAGcagtttatacatttatttttatcattgcAAATGACACTTAGGAGTTTTGTCATTATATTTTTCACTCCATGTATCATAGGCAGGGGTGTTATAAACTGTGTATATAAAAGAAAATTATTCAGTCATTTTGCCACTAGGCAATGCTGTAATGAGCACTAGTTGTCAGCCGATAGAAGGGTTGCACTACCTCCTTTGTATTGGGCACCACTGTCAACATTAAAAACATCAGAATGCTGCAGGTTCACAGGGGCAAAGTGGCACACTAACTTTGTAATCCCCCTGTACAGTGGTAACACCCTTACAATGAAACTGCGCTGATGATAAGCACTATCACTGATAGACACCAGCTGCTGCACTCTATGTCACCCCATCACGGACAGACAGAGCTATCAGGGTAAACGTAGAGGAAGGGATTTCTCCTTACACACCTCTCGCTCTCATCAGCTGCCTTCTCAGCCTCCTCCAGCTTCTGCAGGGCAGTGGCCAGACGCTCCTGAGCACGATCCAACTCCTCCTCAACCAGCTGGATGCGTCTGTTCAGGGAAGCTACATCAGCCTCAGCCTAGACCAAGAAGAGAAGAAGCACCGCATAAAGCTCCCGCCGTGCTCGATTTGTCACCAGCTTCCTCTGCTCTCTTGTCACAttgtacatgttaaatacatcagATCATCCTCAAGTATGGTAAGTTTTGGCGTATCTGGAAACACATCTCTGAGCAATACAAATTGGTGGAAATAAGTCAGAAACTGATCTACAGTATATTGACAAACTATTTGTCTTTGCAAACTCCGGTAgatataaaagcaaaacaaaccgTAATTTCCGTACACACTTTTCCTGTTTGTCAAGAATACAGATCATTTTGGACTTTTCATCTGGAGAGATCCCTAATTTGTTTATGGAAAGTTAAGTTTCCTCACCCACTTCCAAAAGGCTTCATCAAACAGCGGTTTCCAAATGAGAACGAGAAACAGATTTCAAGGTAGACTGTGCATTACTTTCCATACAAAAACACATCTAAtttgtttaatgaattaaaaaaaggtaatgtgGTCTGTTAATGGTACAACTCAGGTGCACTGGAATGAAAAGTTATGGTACACTGGATGACTATTATGAATGCATGGACCGAAACTGATGTGCATAATGATGTACATATACAGAAAGATATACAGAATCCATCCTATTCTTATTTTTCACAAAAATGAATCTAAGCAGTCAGATTCATAACCCTTTTTACATATATGCAAAACATAGGGCTACTGGTTTGTGTGCTGGCATACTTTAGTTTTGCTTAGCTTCTCAAAGAAAAATCTAGTGAGTCCAGAAAGCATagaaaccaaaaacatgttttactgtaagTAAAGCAAATCGCCCCTAAATCAGAGAAAGGGATTCCAAACTCCTAGTCCTTTCCTGAAAGTGAGAGTGTACTTGACTAGTATAATTCTGCCCAGATGTAGacttttctgaaataaaaatatatttattgacttCTGCAGGTCTTTACAGAGAAGCTACACTGTTCTTTAGTCTTAATTTTAACTTGCATTTTAACCAAATTTCCCTTGAAGAGTAAAAGTTCAGTATTCTTtgtataaattttaaaaagtctgaaaCTAACAAATGAGTGGCCAATGTACATATTGTAGAATTTGACTTTAGGCTAGTGAAGTAAATGACTCGAACAAAACTAAAACTAGTCTGATGGTTTATTTTTAGTAGCTAGGAAACAAAAAGACAGCTTTGTACAGCACTAGACTGATGCTTTGCTACAGTATCAAATAAGCAAACAAGGttttgtgacatttttgtttgttttacaagcaTGACGCATGACAACTGAAATATAGATGCCTATAACCGAAAGGACTAATAATGAGTAAAGGTCAAGCTAGTATTTCCTGTTTCACTAACTCTGCTAAACTATAATGTTTGGCTCGTTCACCCTAGCTGCACTACCCATACAACGCTCCTTCACCAAGCACTTTATTTCCTTATAAGgcaatttaaaaaagcagtagTGGACATCAAGTGGCTCCCTGTTCTAAGATAAACAGACTTTTCTTACATATAAAGCTGTGTGTCAGGGTGCAGCATCCCTATCTCAGAGTTCCCTCCAGAAGCTACTTTCATAACTCTTGTCATTCTTCATAAAGACGCAATATGTTAGCTGTCCATTGTTTAGAGTCTGTCTATCACTGCAGTTGGGATTTGCATTGATGTAATTAATTTGTGAAATCAGCACATTTCATTGTGTGGTTGTGTTCAATAAAGTAGTGGTTGCACGTCATGATTTAAGCATCACAGGAATgatgaagacaaaaaaacattcattccATCACCCATGACTTGCACATGCCTTACAAGGAGGTAATCTTCACATTTCTGTAGtagtatttgtcatgcatgaagTATGCAAACTGCCCTTCCTTTGTAACACCCAGAGTGAACGCTGGGTGAAGGGTTTTACAATCCAAAATGATTAAATGTAGATTTCCTGACTGCTGCCTAACAAATACCACATCACACAGTGAACGGAATTACCTCCGAGGCACTGGCTCATCAAAATCAGGAACAATATTGTCCCTGTTATCAACTGATAAAACCAgcttaacaaataattatacaaaattcCTGAAATGCCGAACAGATACCAGTACATCTGTCAGACCTTGACTGTgctaaaggcaaaaaaaaaaacccaaaaacgtACATGTAATACAGTGATATGTGCGTAACCTGTcacagtttttttgtcttatttcctactaaaacacacacttttaaattCCAAAATCTGTGTCTATATCTGTGTAGCGGTACCCAGAATATGATTAACTGACTATGTAGCAGGCCTCCTTTGAAAGCTAGCCAAAACAAAATCTGTGTGTGCATAAGAATCACCTTGTCCTAGGTGAGAAGGCCTAGACAGAGGTAACAAGCTAGTTTCCTGTTCGCTGTTTACAGTCAAAATGTTGCTTTCTGTTTGCCAAAGCTTGCACCAAGGACAAAGAAAATAGTTTGATGACAGTGAGATGGGCAACTGTACATCATACCAGGCATAATGTAATTGTCCACCTGCTGCTAATAcgacttatattattattattattattattattattattattattattattattattattattataataataataatgctgatacTGCTTTAACTTAGGTTAAATACATTTGCTGTTCTATTTTATCTAAGTATGACAGTTGTCATAATAGCACTTTTTGATATACACAAAAAAAGCCCGTCTTAAAACAAAAGCATCAACATAAACAAATATTGCCTGTAATAATATGATCATAGTTTACATTGTCATCCATACATAGCCAAACCCGTCCTAATTTAACTCAAACACACAAGCTTACAGACTCTCGGGCTTTTCTTTCCAAATCCAGCTCTttctgcagcctctctgcttTGTCTTCTGCAGAATCTGCTTGTCCCTGCAGgctctttattttcctttttacagCTTCAAGGGACGTTAAACCAGACATAATTGTAATAGCGGTGTATTCGATAATCTATGCTAGTTAAGAATCAATTTTTAAGACACAGAGCGTACGTAGTAACGCCCTGACGTGATTCAGTTGCTACAGCTGCCTGGATCTGTGCAGTGAGACGCACAGAACATCTGCGCCGCTCTTGGTACCGGAAGTAACCTTGATTTCATTACAGAGATTTGGcgaggaaaaaaaatgtatgctggCAACTTTGTCATGGCACTTTGCCATTTTCCGATAACGTCATCTCCACGTTTGTAAGCTGGGTTCATAAGCGTCTgataataaaagtaaaagaaataaaataatggccACGCCTAGTTATTTACATCCCTACAGCGCATTTCAGTGTCTAAGTATTGACTGCCACCTGCTGGCACACGTGAAGCATTACTCCATAACTAAACAGCCAATCAGAAAAGTTAAGCTATTACTTTTAAATTCTACCTTTACCTTTACTTGGGTTATTTCGATAttactgaaaatgcattttactgcATATACCGTTtaacactataaaaacaaaagttttatgCTACCCATTAGTTGTATAGtatgggattattattattattattattattattattattattattattattattattattattattattattattatgattattattgtcgATATCGTTTGAATCAAAATACAAGTAGCctagaaaccaaaacaaataagaaGCTAAGAAATCACATGGAAATACGGTGAAGGGTTGGGACACATTATTTGATCTGCCAGCAAGATTTGCTGCGCTATAGAACAGAACTCTCTCATGCAGGGAACATGAATGCTACAGTAACAGGTGAGTCTGCGACAGCAACAGTAGGACCCTCAAGTATTTGAAGACTTTACAGAAACCTGCTCCTGACAACTGATTAACACGTCTTGTTGAGACTGCTATTTTTCTAAGGATGAAACCACAAAATTCTTGTCAGCGTTAGGGAaaacagtctaaaaaaaaaactatagctgTGAAAAGCAAAACTcagtttcattgtatttaaaaaaaacaaacaaacaagcaaacaaacaaaaaaaaccctgtataTTAATAGACCGCAGGCAGTTTCTAGTTACAACGCCTTGTACATGTatagtgcaattattattattctgatggAAATGGCTATGAACACTACAATTATTATGTCTACAAACGTACATTCTGAATTCTGTTTTCCTATGTCAACCCTATACATAAATAGTTAGCATAGTTTTCCTTATAAGGAACATCTTATACTGAGCTACAGACCTCCCATTCTACATATGGCAGATGGTATGATTTAGCCAATTGGAAGTTAGTACTACTGTGTATGTCCGATTCTGAAATTATTGCAGAATACATCAACGATCACGTGATCTGTCAAGTATTCACAGGTTAACAGTTTAGCAGCCCAATAAAACAGTACCCCTATAACGCACCGTGTTATGTTATGACgcataccattttttaaattatatttcaaaaacggatattaaaatatttctaatttGAATGGAATATCTCAATGATGACATATGCTTCTTCAATTGCAAGGAAATTAACAGGGGTCGAGGTTTAAATGTTAAACTTGAGGGACACTCCTTTTTAACTGCAGTGCGTCTTAAATTATTGGAAGCAGAAGGCAAGGGGGCGCTCTAACTTTACCATATAAAGCACTGAGCTATATATAACCACCGGCTCGCGCTGCTCTGAAACTGCACGTCCAGCAGATTTCATCTTTCAGCCTGGCTCTGTGTTTTGGAGATGTATCCTTTACTTGGCATGCATGAATACAAGCGTATAGTATTGGAAGGAAACCAATTCCGGGGGGTTATTAATaaggggggacgggggacgggggggggacGGGACACACCGAATTATTTGTCACATTCTTCTCATTTGTGAGTGAAACTTGATTTAAAATGACAGCCTCTCAATTTAAGACATATCAAAACAAAATCCTTTCAGGACCAGTTTAACCAGGTGAATTCGACAGACATGCCAATAAAATGGCGTGCAGGTGTTACAGGTTTGCTGGGAAGTAGTGAAAAGCATGAAAGAGGGTGTGAGTGCCTGTACTTACATCGGTGGCTTTCTTCTCGGCCAGTTCCAGTTTCTCCTGGGCATCTTTCAATGCCTCGGAGTACTTGTCCAGCTCATCCTCGGTTCCCTTGAGCTTTTTCTGCAGAGCCACCAGCTCATCGTcaagctgaattattattattatttgttttttaagaggTTCAATAAAGATGAAGGGTGTGCAGCAGGATACAGGGAGCGTGAGCGCGCACAGAGAGAGAGCGCACAGAGGCAcggagaaaagagaaagaaaaagacaagcaGTTAGAAAAGATGTTTCTGGATAACCAAATACCTTTGTAGCGTTTTCATCAGAACTTAGCAGCTTTTCTTCAGCAGACTGGAACCCCTCGAGCAGTCTATCCCTGTCGTCTTCG
This window of the Polyodon spathula isolate WHYD16114869_AA chromosome 24, ASM1765450v1, whole genome shotgun sequence genome carries:
- the tpm1 gene encoding tropomyosin alpha-1 chain isoform X6 codes for the protein MDAIKKKMQMLKLDKENALDRAEQAESDKKAAEDRSKQLDDELVALQKKLKGTEDELDKYSEALKDAQEKLELAEKKATDAEADVASLNRRIQLVEEELDRAQERLATALQKLEEAEKAADESERGMKVIENRALKDEEKMELQEIQLKEAKHIAEEADRKYEEVARKLVIIESDLERTEERAELSEGKCAELEEELKTVTNNLKSLEAQAEKYSQKEDKYEEEIKVLTDKLKEAETRAEFAERTVAKLEKSIDDLEDELYAQKLKYKAISEELDHALNDMTSI
- the tpm1 gene encoding tropomyosin alpha-1 chain isoform X3, which produces MDAIKKKMQMLKLDKENALDRAEQAESDKKAAEDRSKQLEDEISELEKKLRVTEDDRDRLLEGFQSAEEKLLSSDENATKAEADVASLNRRIQLVEEELDRAQERLATALQKLEEAEKAADESERGMKVIENRALKDEEKMELQEIQLKEAKHIAEEADRKYEEVARKLVIIESDLERTEERAELSEGKCAELEEELKTVTNNLKSLEAQAEKYSQKEDKYEEEIKVLTDKLKEAETRAEFAERTVAKLEKSIDDLEDELYAQKLKYKAISEELDHALNDMTSM
- the tpm1 gene encoding tropomyosin alpha-1 chain isoform X2, coding for MDAIKKKMQMLKLDKENALDRAEQAESDKKAAEDRSKQLEDEISELEKKLRVTEDDRDRLLEGFQSAEEKLLSSDENATKAEADVASLNRRIQLVEEELDRAQERLATALQKLEEAEKAADESERGMKVIENRALKDEEKMELQEIQLKEAKHIAEEADRKYEEVARKLVIIESDLERTEERAELSEGKCAELEEELKTVTNNLKSLEAQAEKYSQKEDKYEEEIKVLTDKLKEAETRAEFAERTVAKLEKSIDDLEDELYAQKLKYKAISEELDHALNDMTSIETGTG
- the tpm1 gene encoding tropomyosin alpha-1 chain isoform X1 — protein: MDAIKKKMQMLKLDKENALDRAEQAESDKKAAEDRSKQLDDELVALQKKLKGTEDELDKYSEALKDAQEKLELAEKKATDAEADVASLNRRIQLVEEELDRAQERLATALQKLEEAEKAADESERGMKVIENRALKDEEKMELQEIQLKEAKHIAEEADRKYEEVARKLVIIESDLERTEERAELSEGKCAELEEELKTVTNNLKSLEAQAEKYSQKEDKYEEEIKVLTDKLKEAETRAEFAERTVAKLEKSIDDLEDELYAQKLKYKAISEELDHALNDMTSIETGTG
- the tpm1 gene encoding tropomyosin alpha-1 chain isoform X7 produces the protein MSGLTSLEAVKRKIKSLQGQADSAEDKAERLQKELDLERKARESAEADVASLNRRIQLVEEELDRAQERLATALQKLEEAEKAADESERGMKVIENRALKDEEKMELQEIQLKEAKHIAEEADRKYEEVARKLVIIESDLERTEERAELSEGKCAELEEELKTVTNNLKSLEAQAEKYSQKEDKYEEEIKVLTDKLKEAETRAEFAERTVAKLEKSIDDLEDELYAQKLKYKAISEELDHALNDMTSIETGTG
- the tpm1 gene encoding tropomyosin alpha-1 chain isoform X5; translation: MDAIKKKMQMLKLDKENALDRAEQAESDKKAAEDRSKQLEDEISELEKKLRVTEDDRDRLLEGFQSAEEKLLSSDENATKAEADVASLNRRIQLVEEELDRAQERLATALQKLEEAEKAADESERGMKVIENRALKDEEKMELQEIQLKEAKHIAEEADRKYEEVARKLVIIESDLERTEERAELSEGKCAELEEELKTVTNNLKSLEAQAEKYSQKEDKYEEEIKVLTDKLKEAETRAEFAERTVAKLEKSIDDLEEKLAQAKEENLNMHQMLDQTLLELNNL
- the tpm1 gene encoding tropomyosin alpha-1 chain isoform X9 produces the protein MDAIKKKMQMLKLDKENALDRAEQAESDKKAAEDRSKQLEDEISELEKKLRVTEDDRDRLLEGFQSAEEKLLSSDENATKLDDELVALQKKLKGTEDELDKYSEALKDAQEKLELAEKKATDAEADVASLNRRIQLVEEELDRAQERLATALQKLEEAEKAADESERGMKVIENRALKDEEKMELQEIQLKEAKHIAEEADRKYEEVARKLVIIESDLERTEERAELSEGKCAELEEELKTVTNNLKSLEAQAEKYSQKEDKYEEEIKVLTDKLKEAETRAEFAERTVAKLEKSIDDLEEKLAQAKEENLNMHQMLDQTLLELNNL